One genomic segment of Pempheris klunzingeri isolate RE-2024b chromosome 21, fPemKlu1.hap1, whole genome shotgun sequence includes these proteins:
- the rbm33a gene encoding RNA-binding protein 33 isoform X4 — protein MSANAQDYDFDEFDKPGAERSRRRRGEDDDLESDLEEELLEEDWLSCKKNPSEASDEELNDDLLQSDEEDVNLSGQDVCLNATYSLDTSYHQQDNSQEADYTDDVVNLGAEGCEEGDVGEEGYQQEGEEEYTEEYSQDDNAEIPEDQMDYTEEPAEGDDGYQDEVLDIQINEPIDGEFQDDEYETSYNDELLNEHGVQQDEAPEEEEVVGGEEQQEEAEEDIAAASQVFDTEEAENEAVPEEETKEESDEEDEEDEEGGRIRFKSERKDGAVVRLGDGSKRRDIPETLELSEKAKQDLMEFEEQERQKRQNRYGGRGRGGGGGGGGRGGRGRGGFPAFGMVDFRGGNRGRMHDQRLPLMGNMGMQQPSSRMPPPHQLHQLQLQSQQHHPSRPRGPPPFQEHGRPLAQQPLQPLIPPHMAHRSPPLRPQMEPPPRMMSSPPPNFPQHHQQPPQPKNIHINPHFRGPTSSSVQVPLMPPAQSQPRPAVGPQRFPGPGDFQQHMSGNFGQPQRPPHHMEPFRNQPPQGPQDREPLFMGERTESTRFPGQHMFDHQGPSPLMNNSPNLHHQQQLPSQGHMGFGPPGPAFNQPGQGPLGLFPREPPRPNLPPHQGHQGMVGFNQQGGPPNQPRPFMGPRQPFGQQGNLFPPPQAQFGMQVRLRLPHHDPLPPHQPMHQQQQHHRQELPHHHHHQQQQLNVNESRPMMHHGQNPFHQQQAHGSPRQMTPRPLNPQQRNMSNRQRMNTPVSKQMQQRNSNLRELPVAPGNTNVNSARPAANVRPVAKATQGVRPGQNTQPMLGGGRGRGQVAAKTEAQPGGEGRTVVRKEIPSTVSNTAPQDPDEDEETRQYRLKIEEQKRLREEILKRKEMRRQMQAGVRKKELLDRLNAQPNTPSQGPAPSQIQPLQQNQPMPHPVQQQQPQQQEQKQLQLQQQQQQQQLQPQQQRQFPQRAPQSLNQSLKNPNQGTPLPSNSGVQTPTPRPNVKTRLQMVKGSTQQQQTPGPGPGPGPDQQWKPPQHNQQQLQLQRRNSTMQNVNRLGAQVQPNDVPLKNIPVTPSVGPGQAQAQAQAQAQAQAQAQAQGPKPGAKRTVMQRAKNSGFEGQQVPQKVRVVKLSGASGKGPVPSDGPVQQQGTWSATPHNQVVQRKVTMTGQQQQGPGGTPQASRGGMGNPQQNRVVVSGRGRGRGGAQMGRGRPVSTRQSQRGAESGQCTVSIEGLSSSTTDIQLKNLLRSIGPIEMFKMMPQQRKAIAKFSSPHHAASFQLSFHRHMIDLSHIDVSLIDG, from the exons ATTATGACTTTGATGAATTTGACAAACCCGGTGCTGAGAGGTCACGcaggaggagaggtgaagaTGATGATCTAGAGAG TGATTTGGAAGAGGAACTGTTGGAGGAAGATTGGCTGTCATGTAAGAAG aaTCCCTCAGAAGCATCAGATGAAGAGCTGAACGATGACCTTCTGCAAAGTGATGAAGAAGATGTGAATTTGAG tggtCAGGATGTGTGCCTCAATGCCACATACAGCTTGGACACATCCTATCACCAGCAGGACAACTCGCAGGAAGCAGACTACACAGATGATGTCGTGAACCTGGGTGCAGAGGGCTGTGAAGAAGGGGATGTAGGGGAGGAGGGGTACCAGcaagagggggaagaggagtACACAGAGGAATACAGTCAGGACGACAACGCAGAGATACCTGAAGACCAAATGGATTACACTGAAGAGCCAGCTGAGGGTGACGATGGCTACCAGGATGAAGTGCTAGACATCCAAATCAATGAGCCCATAGATGGTGAATTTCAA GATGATGAATATGAAACCTCCTATAATGATGAGCTTCTAAATGAACATGGAGTCCAACAGGACGAGGCccccgaggaggaggaggtggtagggggtgaagagcagcaggaagaggcGGAGGAAGACATAGCTGCGGCTTCTCAGGTCTTTGACACAGAGGAG GCTGAAAATGAGGCTGTGcctgaagaagaaacaaaggaggaatcggatgaggaggatgaagaagatgaagagggtGGTCGCATACGGTTCAAATCTGAGCGGAAGGATGGCGCTGTTGTGCGGTTGGGTGATGGCAGTAAAAGGAGAGATATCCCCGAAACACTAG AGCTGTCAGAGAAGGCCAAGCAAGATCTGATGGAGTTTGAGGAACAAGAGCGGCAAAAGAGACAAAACCGTTATGGTGGccgaggcagaggaggaggaggaggaggaggaggacgaggaggcagaggaagaggaggcttcCCAGCTTTTGGAATGGTAGATTTTAGAGGAGGGAACAGAGGACGAATGCACGACCAGAGGCTCCCCCTGATGGGAAACATGGGCATGCAG CAGCCATCTTCCCGAAtgcctcctcctcatcagcttcatcagctgCAACTGCAGTCCCAGCAGCACCACCCCTCGCGTCCAAGAGGACCTCCTCCCTTCCAAGAGCATGGCCGCCCGCTGGCCCAGCAGCCCCTTCAGCCCCTCATCCCCCCGCACATGGCTCACCGCTCCCCACCGTTGCGGCCCCAGATGGAGCCGCCACCACGAATGATGAGCTCCCCGCCACCCAATTTCCcccagcatcaccagcagcctCCACAGCCCAAAAACATCCACATTAACCCCCATTTCAGAGGGCCCACGTCATCCTCTGTACAAG TGCCCTTGATGCCTCCTGCTCAGAGCCAGCCCAGACCTGCTGTGGGTCCTCAGAGGTTCCCT GGACCGGGAGACTTCCAACAGCACATGTCTGGTAATTTTGGTCAGCCCCAGCGGCCCCCTCATCACATGGAGCCATTTAGGAATCAGCCACCTCAAGGCCCCCAAGACCGAGAGCCCCTCTTTATGGGAG AGCGCACAGAGTCAACACGGTTTCCAGGGCAGCACATGTTTGATCACCAGGGCCCCAgccctctgatgaacaacagcCCCAACCtccaccatcagcagcagctgcccAGCCAGGGCCACATGGGCTTCGGCCCGCCAGGACCAGCCTTCAACCAGCCGGGCCAGGGTCCGCTAGGACTTTTTCCGAGAGAACCCCCAAGACCCAACCTCCCTCCCCACCAAGGTCACCAGGGGATGGTCGGCTTTAATCAACAAGGTGGCCCCCCCAACCAGCCCAGACCCTTCATGGGCCCTCGTCAGCCGTTTGGTCAGCAGGGTAACCTTTTCCCACCTCCACAAGCACAGTTTGGGATGCAGGTACGACTAAGA CTTCCGCATCACGACCCCTTGCCACCCCATCAGCCcatgcaccagcagcagcaacatcacagACAGGAGTTaccccatcatcatcatcatcagcagcagcagctaaatgtCAATGAATCTCGCCCCATGATGCACCATGGCCAGAATCCCTTCCATCAACAGCAGGCACATGGTAGCCCTAGGCAGATGACTCCCCGCCCTCTGAACCCCCAACAGCGAAACATGTCCAACAGGCAGAGGATG AACACACCGGTCTCCAAGCAAATGCAGCAGCGCAACAGCAACCTACGGGAGCTCCCTGTAGCACCTGGCAACACAAACGTGAACAGTGCTCGCCCCGCTGCCAACGTTAGGCCTGTTGCCAAGGCAACACAGGGGGTGCGTCCTGGGCAGAACACTCAGCCGATGCTCGGTGGTGGCAGAGGAAGAGGCCAAGTTGCTGCCAAGACCGAAGCGCAGCCGGGGGGAGAAGGCAGGACAGTGGTTCGCAAGGAAATCCCAAGCACAGTGTCCAACACAGCACCACAG GACcctgatgaggatgaggagacaAGGCAGTACCGTCTGAAGATTGAGGAGCAGAAGCGTCTGAGAGAGGAGATCCTGAAGAGAAAGGAGATGCGACGGCAGATGCAGGCAGGTGTGCGAAAGAAGGAACTACTGGACAGGCTCAATGCCCAGCCAAACACTCCAAGCCAAGGCCCAGCTCCTTCACAGATTCAACCCTTACAACAAAATCAGCCAATGCCACACCCcgtgcagcaacaacaaccacagcagcaggaacaaaagcagctgcagctgcagcagcaacagcaacagcaacaactacAGCCACAACAGCAGAGACAGTTTCCTCAGAGAGCACCACAATCATTAAATCAATCATTAAAGAATCCCAATCAAGGCACCCCCCTCCCTTCAAACAGCGGTGTTCAGACTCCTACACCACGTCCCAATGTCAAGACACGCCTGCAGATGGTAAAAGGTAGCACCCAGCAGCAACAAACGCCTGGGCCTGggcctggtcctggtcctgacCAGCAATGGAAGCCGCCCCAACACAATCAGCAGCAGTTACAACTACAGCGAAGGAACAGCACCATGCAGAATGTAAACAGACTTGGTGCTCAGGTCCAGCCCAATGACGTCCCCCTGAAGAACATACCTGTAACTCCCTCTGTGGGCCCTGgccaggctcaggctcaggctcaggctcaggctcaggctcaggctcaggctcaggctcaagGACCTAAACCAGGAGCTAAAAGAACTGTGATGCAGCGGGCTAAGAATTCTGGTTTTGAAGGCCAGCAGGTGCCACAGAAAGTCAGAGTCGTCAAACTTTCAGGAGCG AGTGGAAAGGGACCCGTGCCCTCTGACGGCCCAGTGCAGCAACAAGGCACCTGGTCGGCAACCCCACACAACCAGGTCGTCCAAAGGAAGGTCACCATGACAGGACAACAGCAACAGGGACCAGGCGGAACACCGCAGGCCAGCCGAGGGGGCATGGGCAACCCACAGCAAAACAGG GTTGTCGTGTCGGGCCGGGGCCGAGGTAGAGGGGGTGCTCAAATGGGCCGAGGGCGTCCGGTGTCCACCAGACAGAGCCAAAGAGGTGCGGAGAGCGGACAGTGTACTGTGTCCATAGAAGGCCTCTCTTCATCCACAACTGACATTCAACTGAAGAACCTCCTCAGGTCCATCGGCCCCATAGAG ATGTTCAAAATGATGCCTCAGCAGAGGAAAGCAATCGCCAAATTTTCCAGTCCCCACCATGCAGCAAGTTTTCAACTTAGCTTCCATAG GCACATGATTGATTTGTCCCACATTGATGTGTCGCTGATCGATGGATGA
- the rbm33a gene encoding RNA-binding protein 33 isoform X7, whose translation MSANAQDYDFDEFDKPGAERSRRRRGEDDDLESDLEEELLEEDWLSCKKNPSEASDEELNDDLLQSDEEDVNLSGQDVCLNATYSLDTSYHQQDNSQEADYTDDVVNLGAEGCEEGDVGEEGYQQEGEEEYTEEYSQDDNAEIPEDQMDYTEEPAEGDDGYQDEVLDIQINEPIDGEFQDDEYETSYNDELLNEHGVQQDEAPEEEEVVGGEEQQEEAEEDIAAASQVFDTEEAENEAVPEEETKEESDEEDEEDEEGGRIRFKSERKDGAVVRLGDGSKRRDIPETLELSEKAKQDLMEFEEQERQKRQNRYGGRGRGGGGGGGGRGGRGRGGFPAFGMVDFRGGNRGRMHDQRLPLMGNMGMQPSSRMPPPHQLHQLQLQSQQHHPSRPRGPPPFQEHGRPLAQQPLQPLIPPHMAHRSPPLRPQMEPPPRMMSSPPPNFPQHHQQPPQPKNIHINPHFRGPTSSSVQVPLMPPAQSQPRPAVGPQRFPGPGDFQQHMSGNFGQPQRPPHHMEPFRNQPPQGPQDREPLFMGERTESTRFPGQHMFDHQGPSPLMNNSPNLHHQQQLPSQGHMGFGPPGPAFNQPGQGPLGLFPREPPRPNLPPHQGHQGMVGFNQQGGPPNQPRPFMGPRQPFGQQGNLFPPPQAQFGMQVRLRGLMHGPPVSQLPHHDPLPPHQPMHQQQQHHRQELPHHHHHQQQQLNVNESRPMMHHGQNPFHQQQAHGSPRQMTPRPLNPQQRNMSNRQRMNTPVSKQMQQRNSNLRELPVAPGNTNVNSARPAANVRPVAKATQGVRPGQNTQPMLGGGRGRGQVAAKTEAQPGGEGRTVVRKEIPSTVSNTAPQDPDEDEETRQYRLKIEEQKRLREEILKRKEMRRQMQAGVRKKELLDRLNAQPNTPSQGPAPSQIQPLQQNQPMPHPVQQQQPQQQEQKQLQLQQQQQQQQLQPQQQRQFPQRAPQSLNQSLKNPNQGTPLPSNSGVQTPTPRPNVKTRLQMVKGSTQQQQTPGPGPGPGPDQQWKPPQHNQQQLQLQRRNSTMQNVNRLGAQVQPNDVPLKNIPVTPSVGPGQAQGPKPGAKRTVMQRAKNSGFEGQQVPQKVRVVKLSGASGKGPVPSDGPVQQQGTWSATPHNQVVQRKVTMTGQQQQGPGGTPQASRGGMGNPQQNRVVVSGRGRGRGGAQMGRGRPVSTRQSQRGAESGQCTVSIEGLSSSTTDIQLKNLLRSIGPIEMFKMMPQQRKAIAKFSSPHHAASFQLSFHRHMIDLSHIDVSLIDG comes from the exons ATTATGACTTTGATGAATTTGACAAACCCGGTGCTGAGAGGTCACGcaggaggagaggtgaagaTGATGATCTAGAGAG TGATTTGGAAGAGGAACTGTTGGAGGAAGATTGGCTGTCATGTAAGAAG aaTCCCTCAGAAGCATCAGATGAAGAGCTGAACGATGACCTTCTGCAAAGTGATGAAGAAGATGTGAATTTGAG tggtCAGGATGTGTGCCTCAATGCCACATACAGCTTGGACACATCCTATCACCAGCAGGACAACTCGCAGGAAGCAGACTACACAGATGATGTCGTGAACCTGGGTGCAGAGGGCTGTGAAGAAGGGGATGTAGGGGAGGAGGGGTACCAGcaagagggggaagaggagtACACAGAGGAATACAGTCAGGACGACAACGCAGAGATACCTGAAGACCAAATGGATTACACTGAAGAGCCAGCTGAGGGTGACGATGGCTACCAGGATGAAGTGCTAGACATCCAAATCAATGAGCCCATAGATGGTGAATTTCAA GATGATGAATATGAAACCTCCTATAATGATGAGCTTCTAAATGAACATGGAGTCCAACAGGACGAGGCccccgaggaggaggaggtggtagggggtgaagagcagcaggaagaggcGGAGGAAGACATAGCTGCGGCTTCTCAGGTCTTTGACACAGAGGAG GCTGAAAATGAGGCTGTGcctgaagaagaaacaaaggaggaatcggatgaggaggatgaagaagatgaagagggtGGTCGCATACGGTTCAAATCTGAGCGGAAGGATGGCGCTGTTGTGCGGTTGGGTGATGGCAGTAAAAGGAGAGATATCCCCGAAACACTAG AGCTGTCAGAGAAGGCCAAGCAAGATCTGATGGAGTTTGAGGAACAAGAGCGGCAAAAGAGACAAAACCGTTATGGTGGccgaggcagaggaggaggaggaggaggaggaggacgaggaggcagaggaagaggaggcttcCCAGCTTTTGGAATGGTAGATTTTAGAGGAGGGAACAGAGGACGAATGCACGACCAGAGGCTCCCCCTGATGGGAAACATGGGCATGCAG CCATCTTCCCGAAtgcctcctcctcatcagcttcatcagctgCAACTGCAGTCCCAGCAGCACCACCCCTCGCGTCCAAGAGGACCTCCTCCCTTCCAAGAGCATGGCCGCCCGCTGGCCCAGCAGCCCCTTCAGCCCCTCATCCCCCCGCACATGGCTCACCGCTCCCCACCGTTGCGGCCCCAGATGGAGCCGCCACCACGAATGATGAGCTCCCCGCCACCCAATTTCCcccagcatcaccagcagcctCCACAGCCCAAAAACATCCACATTAACCCCCATTTCAGAGGGCCCACGTCATCCTCTGTACAAG TGCCCTTGATGCCTCCTGCTCAGAGCCAGCCCAGACCTGCTGTGGGTCCTCAGAGGTTCCCT GGACCGGGAGACTTCCAACAGCACATGTCTGGTAATTTTGGTCAGCCCCAGCGGCCCCCTCATCACATGGAGCCATTTAGGAATCAGCCACCTCAAGGCCCCCAAGACCGAGAGCCCCTCTTTATGGGAG AGCGCACAGAGTCAACACGGTTTCCAGGGCAGCACATGTTTGATCACCAGGGCCCCAgccctctgatgaacaacagcCCCAACCtccaccatcagcagcagctgcccAGCCAGGGCCACATGGGCTTCGGCCCGCCAGGACCAGCCTTCAACCAGCCGGGCCAGGGTCCGCTAGGACTTTTTCCGAGAGAACCCCCAAGACCCAACCTCCCTCCCCACCAAGGTCACCAGGGGATGGTCGGCTTTAATCAACAAGGTGGCCCCCCCAACCAGCCCAGACCCTTCATGGGCCCTCGTCAGCCGTTTGGTCAGCAGGGTAACCTTTTCCCACCTCCACAAGCACAGTTTGGGATGCAGGTACGACTAAGA GGCTTAATGCACGGGCCTCCTGTCTCCCAGCTTCCGCATCACGACCCCTTGCCACCCCATCAGCCcatgcaccagcagcagcaacatcacagACAGGAGTTaccccatcatcatcatcatcagcagcagcagctaaatgtCAATGAATCTCGCCCCATGATGCACCATGGCCAGAATCCCTTCCATCAACAGCAGGCACATGGTAGCCCTAGGCAGATGACTCCCCGCCCTCTGAACCCCCAACAGCGAAACATGTCCAACAGGCAGAGGATG AACACACCGGTCTCCAAGCAAATGCAGCAGCGCAACAGCAACCTACGGGAGCTCCCTGTAGCACCTGGCAACACAAACGTGAACAGTGCTCGCCCCGCTGCCAACGTTAGGCCTGTTGCCAAGGCAACACAGGGGGTGCGTCCTGGGCAGAACACTCAGCCGATGCTCGGTGGTGGCAGAGGAAGAGGCCAAGTTGCTGCCAAGACCGAAGCGCAGCCGGGGGGAGAAGGCAGGACAGTGGTTCGCAAGGAAATCCCAAGCACAGTGTCCAACACAGCACCACAG GACcctgatgaggatgaggagacaAGGCAGTACCGTCTGAAGATTGAGGAGCAGAAGCGTCTGAGAGAGGAGATCCTGAAGAGAAAGGAGATGCGACGGCAGATGCAGGCAGGTGTGCGAAAGAAGGAACTACTGGACAGGCTCAATGCCCAGCCAAACACTCCAAGCCAAGGCCCAGCTCCTTCACAGATTCAACCCTTACAACAAAATCAGCCAATGCCACACCCcgtgcagcaacaacaaccacagcagcaggaacaaaagcagctgcagctgcagcagcaacagcaacagcaacaactacAGCCACAACAGCAGAGACAGTTTCCTCAGAGAGCACCACAATCATTAAATCAATCATTAAAGAATCCCAATCAAGGCACCCCCCTCCCTTCAAACAGCGGTGTTCAGACTCCTACACCACGTCCCAATGTCAAGACACGCCTGCAGATGGTAAAAGGTAGCACCCAGCAGCAACAAACGCCTGGGCCTGggcctggtcctggtcctgacCAGCAATGGAAGCCGCCCCAACACAATCAGCAGCAGTTACAACTACAGCGAAGGAACAGCACCATGCAGAATGTAAACAGACTTGGTGCTCAGGTCCAGCCCAATGACGTCCCCCTGAAGAACATACCTGTAACTCCCTCTGTGGGCCCTGgccag gctcaagGACCTAAACCAGGAGCTAAAAGAACTGTGATGCAGCGGGCTAAGAATTCTGGTTTTGAAGGCCAGCAGGTGCCACAGAAAGTCAGAGTCGTCAAACTTTCAGGAGCG AGTGGAAAGGGACCCGTGCCCTCTGACGGCCCAGTGCAGCAACAAGGCACCTGGTCGGCAACCCCACACAACCAGGTCGTCCAAAGGAAGGTCACCATGACAGGACAACAGCAACAGGGACCAGGCGGAACACCGCAGGCCAGCCGAGGGGGCATGGGCAACCCACAGCAAAACAGG GTTGTCGTGTCGGGCCGGGGCCGAGGTAGAGGGGGTGCTCAAATGGGCCGAGGGCGTCCGGTGTCCACCAGACAGAGCCAAAGAGGTGCGGAGAGCGGACAGTGTACTGTGTCCATAGAAGGCCTCTCTTCATCCACAACTGACATTCAACTGAAGAACCTCCTCAGGTCCATCGGCCCCATAGAG ATGTTCAAAATGATGCCTCAGCAGAGGAAAGCAATCGCCAAATTTTCCAGTCCCCACCATGCAGCAAGTTTTCAACTTAGCTTCCATAG GCACATGATTGATTTGTCCCACATTGATGTGTCGCTGATCGATGGATGA